gCAGAAGCTCTGAGAAAGAAACtaacattctcagcttcttaaaagtgcttctacttatttacacaaacgggttaagAAAAGTAGAAATTACAAGCAGCTTCTACTTCTCGGAAACAAACAGCCTCAATGTCTTTAAAATATCATACTCTAACCATCCTCACTCTTGTCTTAATCCTAGTCAATCTTCTCTGgataattatatttgtcgaacctaaACAGCTATATAACAAATTTGTCGGAAGATGACACATGATTTATCAACATATTGACTTGATATATATTCTATAACAATATAAattccaaaatattaataacatgttatttttaaattataaacaaccaATATAGAAAATAATATCGAAGCACAATATCTTACCATTCAGCAAAGCTCATCAGAAATTCtataaaacattttttaattacaaataaaatcaGGCCGTCAATAAATGATTTGTAgagattttttattataaaaaatagcgAAAGATCGTCGTCAACAAACACTTATCATGATTTCGTCtacattttattataaatattatttgttgTAATAATATGAAGGCTTAAATTTAACAAAACCATCCAAGTATGGCAATTTGTACACAGCAGCCACTGAACTAAATAAACCGATAGGATGGACATCAAGGTTATGAAAACGAACTGTGTGGCCATCTCCCTCCCGGTTTCTTTCGATTGAGCCGAGCGTGTAGCACAGTTCCAGTTGGTGGAGGTTAAAGCTTTGGAAGGATGCTGCAAACAGTAGTGAACATAACGACCATCgagttttttgaataaattcatGGGTTTGCAACGGTTACAAACACTTGAAGAACACACTTATTTCCACCCATTCCTTTCATTTTTCCTCCATGTCTTCTTGCTGCTCTTCTCACATTCAAACACCTGGGTTGTGCTCATGTGGAAGGTCTCCAGTGTTGAGGACTTCATGGACTGATGCAAATCCAGGAAGGAGGTTCTGGGGTTGTAGTCAATACGTGGTATCTTAATTCATAAATTTAGGTGCTATATATGCATGATAATGTTTGAAATTGTTAACTTGTTGATTTTTGTTCGCAGAGGAATCGAAGCAGAGGTTGTAACTTTCATATGTGGCATGACCCAGCTGTTGGAGATAGAGCAAAGAACATCATTCCAGGGTTGCTAAGAAGGATTCAGCGACTGGAGGACGAAATTATGCGAAGGAGAAACAAGGAGAAGATGCTGTTTTTCTCGTTGATTATCGCACTTGCAATCGTCTGTGTTCTTGTAGTTGTTTGTCTTGTAATTGTAATTTGAGTGTTATGTAGTTACGATCTAGCTTGTTTATGTTCTGATTGCAgcattttcttataaatattcTTCATGTTGTCATTGCACCTTGTTAGTTGTTAAATTTATCATGCATCAAAGTACTTTTGATAATATTGCAGTGAAGATTCAGATTTAAGCCATAACATACTAGTTCATTGAAGATATTACATCACCACCTCAAAGGAGGCACAACTTAAAAACTTCTTAAAACAACATTAAAAACATCTTAAAAACAACTCAATAACAAACCAAcccttcc
This genomic window from Daucus carota subsp. sativus chromosome 7, DH1 v3.0, whole genome shotgun sequence contains:
- the LOC108194559 gene encoding uncharacterized protein LOC108194559, translated to MSSCCSSHIQTPGLCSCGRSPVLRTSWTDANPGRRFWGCSQYVRNRSRGCNFHMWHDPAVGDRAKNIIPGLLRRIQRLEDEIMRRRNKEKMLFFSLIIALAIVCVLVVVCLVIVI